Proteins from a genomic interval of Triplophysa dalaica isolate WHDGS20190420 chromosome 13, ASM1584641v1, whole genome shotgun sequence:
- the pigc gene encoding phosphatidylinositol N-acetylglucosaminyltransferase subunit C — MGADSGPGAPAAVPWRKVLYERQPFPDNYVDSRFLEELRRNIRVRQYRYWSVVRETGLIAQQVSWVAIFLTLWYYMEQGALVPSAVLWVSMGCALLGYGLYEILGGAGVRERTRLADLQSAAIFLAFTFGFSPVLKTLTESVSTDTVYAMSAVMLLAHLVSFPYAQPSPPGSLSLNAALFGSVCLASRLPGALHTFTMLSCAILEFALWPCLLHRIREKAKWSFPWAAGLVCLGGVGGVGSLWPEGAVLLSMALLILTLLCPLLLVHLQRHKDNIHGPWDEAEIREDLSHFLN, encoded by the coding sequence ATGGGTGCAGACAGTGGTCCCGGTGCTCCGGCGGCGGTCCCGTGGCGTAAAGTGCTGTACGAGCGGCAGCCTTTCCCAGACAACTACGTGGACAGCCGTTTCTTGGAAGAGCTGCGACGCAACATCCGGGTCCGTCAGTACCGTTACTGGTCTGTGGTGCGAGAGACAGGACTGATCGCACAGCAGGTGTCGTGGGTGGCGATCTTTCTCACATTATGGTATTACATGGAACAAGGTGCCCTGGTGCCATCCGCGGTGTTGTGGGTCAGCATGGGTTGTGCTCTGCTGGGCTACGGACTCTACGAGATTCTGGGAGGAGCTGGGGTCCGAGAGCGCACACGCCTGGCTGACCTGCAGAGCGCCGCCATCTTCCTGGCTTTTACCTTTGGGTTCTCCCCTGTTTTAAAGACACTGACCGAGTCTGTTAGTACAGATACTGTTTATGCCATGTCAGCTGTAATGCTCTTAGCCCACTTGGTGTCCTTCCCCTATGCCCAGCCTAGCCCACCCGGGAGCCTTTCCCTCAACGCGGCCCTTTTCGGGTCGGTGTGCCTGGCGTCTCGGTTGCCTGGTGCCCTGCATACCTTCACCATGCTGAGCTGTGCTATTCTGGAATTTGCGCTCTGGCCGTGTCTGCTGCATCGGATACGTGAGAAGGCGAAATGGAGCTTTCCGTGGGCAGCAGGGCTGGTGTGTCTAGGTGGAGTGGGGGGGGTGGGTAGTCTGTGGCCGGAGGGGGCTGTGCTTCTTTCTATGGCTCTGTTAATACTCACTTTACTCTGTCCGTTGTTACTAGTCCACCTGCAGAGGCATAAGGACAATATCCACGGTCCCTGGGATGAGGCAGAGATAAGAGAAGATCTCTCTCACTTCCTGAACTAA